The Megalops cyprinoides isolate fMegCyp1 chromosome 19, fMegCyp1.pri, whole genome shotgun sequence genome has a window encoding:
- the LOC118795027 gene encoding uncharacterized protein LOC118795027, which yields MTATDMESLQSRSGTGSRQVQTCLLVSVMTLFALLVGGTVTTAVLIRHIQTELAAIRATGAAEDPSRPAPHHSSEYKMLNFAYLHASSDSLENATMQFSSHQSVGSGFSYSAMQHTLHPRGGGSFLLYMDLVYIPDPARNLGSATVTVRVSSQDSAGLECRAQLHAGDSQVRAHKCWRVMQLDPGRRLVANMEVQGEAGGWRLDTRHSGLGIFLVDGSRQ from the exons ATGACAGCAACTGATATGGAATCTCTGCAGTCGCGCTCCGGCACCGGGAGCCGGCAGGTGCAGACGTGTCTGCTGGTGTCGGTGATGACGCTGTTCGCGCTGCTGGTCGGCGGGACCGTTACCACTGCCGTCCTCATCAGGCACATACAGACCGAGCTGGCTGCGATCAGGGCTACCGGAGCAGCGGAGGACCCGTCGCGCCCTGCGCCGCACCACAGCTCTGAATACAAG ATGCTGAATTTCGCCTACCTGCACGCCAGCTCAG ACAGCCTGGAGAACGCCACCATGCAGTTCAGCTCGCACCAGTCTGTGGGGAGCGGCTTCAGCTACAGTGCCATGCAGCACACTCTGCATCCCCGGGGCGGGGGCAGCTTCCTGCTGTACATGGACCTGGTGTACATCCCCGATCCGGCCCGAAACCTCGGCTCCGCCACCGTGACAGTGCGCGTCTCCAGCCAGGACAGCGCCGGCCTGGAGTGCCGGGCGCAGCTTCACGCTGGAGACAGCCAGGTGCGAGCCCACAAGTGCTGGAGGGTGATGCAGCTGGACCCGGGGCGCCGCCTGGTGGCCAACATGGAGGTGCAGGGGGAGGCTGGCGGCTGGCGGCTGGACACGCGCCACAGCGGACTGGGGATATTCCTGGTGGATGGGTCGCGGCAGTGA